From Rana temporaria chromosome 5, aRanTem1.1, whole genome shotgun sequence:
CAGTGAAGCTCAACCAAGCAGTCCTTCTTCAGCATTTTTACGCataatttcaacaaaaaaaaaggagacattTATTTGCAGGCTTGCAAGCATGCACATATTTTTTCCAAATATGTAGCAGATTGCATTAAAAACGTTTTAAAATAGACAAAAGCATTTAACATTGTTCTAAAAGTTCTTTTGAGTGTACAAAAACATCAAGtttactaaataccttttttggGCTGTCAAGTCAagtgtggggtggggtggggggggggggggggggggggggggcggggcgctGACTTGGCCATTAAAATCTGCAGGACACCCAATTGCACAGACCAATATCTGTTTTTTTAACACCCACAACCCACTGAAACACAAACTGGTTATTATTAGAACTCTCCAACATTGGAATCAATAAGCACAGAGTCTAAAGACAAAGAAAGCCAACATCTCTGGGGGAATTTTGAAAGTTTGTGGCTTCCCAAACTAGGCTTTCATAATCCATATTAACACAGGAAAAGCAGGACACACAGCGTGGTATAATATTcctgtatgtacagtatctcacaaaagtgagtacattcctaacatttttgtaaatattttataagcatctttcctctctgcttctccacgctcattggaacGCTGAAGGGGcagggagaggctgtctcagtgcctcactgagactgccatcaatcagcgcagctggcggatcccgacttggaagtcgtgatgacgcgcttcccccactgatggcagtgacgtcagcggagagtggacttcagactgctctccgctgaaaacgggtcacaagagtgcgaaatgaattgcactcctgtgacccttaggagaagctcAGCCTGGACATctcctttaatgtctaaaccactggcaacaaaagtgagtacaccccaagtgaaaatgtccaaattgggcccaaagtgtcaatattttgtgtggccaccattattttccagcactgccttaaccctcttgggcatggagttcaccagagcttcacaggttgccactggagtccacatccactcctccatgacgacattacggagctgctggatgttagaccttgcgctcctccacctttcgttggaggatgccccacagatgctcaatagggtttaggtatggagacatgcttggtcagtccattacctttaccctcagtttctttagcaaggcagtggtcgtcttggaggtgggtttggggtcattatcatgttggaatactgccctgcggcccagtcttcgAAGTGCAGTAAAtattgacattcatggttccctcaatgaactgtagctccccagtgccagcagcactcatgcagccccagaccatgacactcccaccaccattcttgactgtaggcaagacacacttgtctttgtacttctcacctggttgccaccacacacgcttgacaccatctgaactaaataagtttatcttcgtctcatcagaccacaagacatggttccattaatcatgttcttagtctgcttgtcttcaacaaactgtttgcgggctttcttgtggatcatttttaaaagaggcttccttctgggacgacagccatgcagaccaatttgatgcagtgtgcggtatatggtctgaacactgacaagctgaccccccaccccttcaacctctgcagaaatgctggcagcactcatgcatctatttcccaaagaaaacatctagatatgatgctgagcatgtgcactcaacttctttggtcaaccatggcgaagcctgttctgagtggaaccttgcCTGTTATGCCAGGTactgacgagcaaacatgtacgatgaaaccggtccgtcggaccgttttcaccgtacatgtctgcccggggatttctgtatggtggctgtactcaacatcatacagaaatccgcgcgtaaacaatacgcggggtgtgTCCGCGCCtttgccgcaacgatgacgcggcgacgtgggcgggcctgccagttaaatgcttccacgcatgcgtcaaagtcatttgacgcatgcgagggatggcgggcgctcggacatgtacggtaggtctgtacagacgaccgaacatgtccgaggggacaggattccagcgggctgttttaaaacaagcccggaaatatttgcccgctgggaaaaggcccggcaggcaaatgtttgctggaatcctgcccgctcgggcctacacacgaccgaacatgtatgctgaaactggtccgcggaccagtttcagcagacatgttcggtcgtctgtacggggccttagactactgtatggtcttggccaccttgctgcagctcagtttcagggtcttggcaatcttcttatagcctatgccatctttatgtagagcaacattttttttttcagatcctcagagagttctttgccatgaggtgccatgttcaacttccagtgaccagtatgagagagtgagagcgataacaccaaatttaacacacctgctccccattcacacctgagaccttgtaacactaacgagtcacataacaccggggagggaaaatggctaattgggcccaatttggacattttaacttaggggtgtactcacctttgttgccagtggtttagacattaatggctgtgtgttgagatacTTTGAGGGGACAgataatgtacactgttatacaagctgtacactcacttctttacattgtagcatagtgtaatttcttcagtgttttcacatgaaaagatataaaaaaaaattcaaaaatgtgagtggtgtacttacttttgtgagatactgtagctcAATTGTCATAACAACCCCATAAGGACTTTTAACAAACATTTCATCCCTGTGTCTTTCAAACCCAGCAATACACTAAGAAGATACACTACTACAATACACTAATACACCAGAAGATTGCACACCCAAAAGACCAAACACAAATTAAGTACTGTAACTTGGAATAGGCAGTGCAGTGTAGTGAGAAATACAAAGACCTGCACAAttgggagacaaaaaaaaacttctcaaCAAATGAATTGCCTGATATAAGAGGGCATGTTCTACAAGTCACGACTCAAACTGGAGCAGCGATTCCTGAGCAGGGGTGGGGGCATATAAAATGGCATTTTAACATTACTCCAGTGATTTGACATTTCAGTCATGTAAATCAAAGGAGTAAACCTATGCAGACTTTCTGACAAAGTGCATAGTAATTGGATTTAGGTGTCCATGCTACCTATGTGAATATAAATAAGGGTATGTTCCTGACACTCGTTAGAACTGAAGAAGTAGCTTGGATGAACTgcaaaacatcttcaacattaaAGAACAAGTTCaattgaatgtgactaactataAATAagtataccatgacctggataaatgagaacctcAACAGACTTTAATTGCCAAGTATCAAtctgttctggtagatcatagactGAATAATAGCATACAAAGCCAAGCAGCAGTTTCTAAAGCAAGCAAAATACTTTTTGTGTAAAAAGAAGTATAGACTCtagactagagagagagagagacacacacataattgtgcccctgtacaaatcattagtaggatctcatctggaatatgcagttcagttttgggctccagttctcaaaaaggatattggggaactggaggaaCTGATATGAGGTATGGAGGAGCtccgctatgaggaaagattagatgcACTGAATTCATTCTATCTTGAGAGGAGGCATTAAGGGAAGATTTGATCAACATGTACTAATACACAAGGGGTCCATTTCATGAACTTGATGTAGAGCTATACACTTTAAGGTCATTACAGGGGACAAGGGGGGCACgctttacgtctggaggaaacTAGATTTAACCTAatacagaaaggcttcttcacagtaagagctaggaaaatgtggaatagattcCTTTTAAGAACTAGTTCTGGCCAGCCCagtatattgttttaaaaaaaaaacctcacaaaATAAAACTGGATACTAGTATTCAGAGGTTGTAACACCAGGGGTAGTTCCAGGGAATCGAATTGCCTtatggggatcaggaaggaattttcccCCCGCTGGAGTGATTTGGTTAATAttttattggttttttttttttttccttcctctggatctaCATTGGGTAGAGGATTGTGTATAGGGAGGTTTtctattgtgtgtgttttttgggttCAACTAGATGGACTAgtgttttttcaacctgactatgtaactatctaATCTGTTCAAGGCTTCTGTTTGTCCCCAGCACCAACCTGAGATTGGATAAGTAGGCTGCGTGAGAGTATTCCTGCCCTCTCTGTGACAGTAGCTGTTTCTTACACCAGTCCTAAATTTCAGCACTACAGTGCACCAATCAACAATGCTTGCTCTCTTAAACTTTTAGAACAATCTTTAAAGCTtctgtctttttacatttttttttttaaagttgagtTCAGTTGGGCTCTAACCTAGTGTAACGGTGTTACTAgcgttttacatagttacatagttagtcaggttgaaaaaagacacaagtccatccagttcaaccacaaaaaaataaataaacaaacaaaataaaaaacacaatacaatcccatacacccaactccatacccacagttgatccagaggaaggcaaaaaaccccagcagagcatgatccaattttctacagcaggggaaaaaattccttcctgatcccccgagaggcaatcagatttaccctggatcaactttacctataaatgttagtactcagttatattctgtacatttaggaaagtatccaggcctttcttaaagcaatctactgagctggccagaaccacctctggagggagtctgttccacattttcacagctcttagtgcatgggtgctcaacctgtggctctccagctgttgcagaacttcaagtcccatcatgcctctgcctttgggagtcatgcttgtaacagtcagtagcttgcaatgcctcatgggaattgtagttctgaaacagctggagagccacaggttgagcacccatgtcttagtgtgaagaaacctttccgtatttggagataaaatctcttttcctctagatgtaaatagtgcccccttgtcctcagtgttgaccgtaaagtgaataactcaacaccaagttcactatatggaccccttaaatATTTTAGGAGATTTAAACTTACTTTCAAATATTTAACAGATACCTGTCAAGGAAGAAATGTGTGGGTTGGCTTTGCTGACCTCCTTTCTAAAAATGGTAGTTACCTAGGCGCTATAGGAACTCAGAAGCATGCAGACAATCAAGTGAGAACTCCTGAAATGCATATTTGTTTTGCGTCTGTGATATAGTTGCAAGACAGCAACAACTTTTTCTAAAGGAGAACAGCAGAGGCAGTCCATGTATTTCTCTTATAAAAGTACTGCTTGGATGTAGAGGAAAGGGGGTAGACTGCCAAAAGCTTATCCTGAAAAATTaactgttagtgcaaataaaaaaggacAACTATAGTACTCACTATGTTGTTCCAGGTGTACAAATATGGCTGCAATCACCTTTCATGAAAGGTTTTCATTGACATAGTGGCATGCCACAAAGTTgcgctttatattttttttgcttaccaTTGACACAGAACACCCTTTACCAACGTTTTCATTGTGAACTATTCATGCATAAGTATTCCATTTATTCTGCCTTTTATGTGCAGTTGGACTTTTACTTTTTATGAGACATAAAAAGAGCGTATTTTATTAGCCAAATACATTTGTATTAATTTTCAATCATAGGTTTACAATGTTTTGATCTGCACCCAAGAATGTTCAACATCAAGTTCTttttctagcattttttttttgcttttgtgccACTTCAAGTTTTCGAAGTGCCTCTTCCTCTGCTTTCTTTCTCGCTTCCTTTATCTCTTTATATCGCCATTTTGGAATCTGTAAGTAAGCGTTATCATTAACACTACTGCGTCTTCTTAATTTTTCAGGTTGGTAAGTAGGTGCAGGTGCTTTGTTGATCCGAACTTTTGGAATGATGTAACCTGGTCTCACACTGCTTCTTCTTAATAGATTCAGAGGTAGAAGGCTTGTTCTTCTGTTAATCACATCAGCCCTTGGAGCTACATTTACCTGAAGACTAgctcttctttccttttttttgggaaCTACAATAACCTGAGTGTTTTTGAAAAGTTTTTCTAGGGTTTTTGGGTGGACTTTATCTGAAGTTTGTATTTCTTCAGCTCTTTGTTTTCCAAGAATCTCCTGTACAGTATATCTACGTTTCCCAATACAGGGGGGGCTGCCTGGACATACTGTTCTGCAACTAACAGCAACAAATGGGCTGCTCATACCGGTGGTAATTGTAACCATAAAATCAAGGACCCCATCTTCTTCAGGTTCACTAAAATAATTGAAGGTAAATGCTGATTTCATACATTCTGAGATTCTCTGTGCACATGATTTGGGCTCTGCTGCTTTGGCAAGAAGCTCTTTCATCTTAGGCCATTCCATTTTAAACTGGTCACTGAATTGTTCTGCCAGTGGTCTCTCCTGTAGTTTTTGCATGAGATAGGCTGTGTCATATCTCCCTGTAAACCTTGCCCATTCTCTAGGTGTCAATCCCCGATTTGGATCAACTGCATGAATATCAGCACCTAAAAAAGCAAATTGAATATGTGAGAGATATATACAATGATAAAGATTAGTACGGTAACATTTCTTAATGTTTGTTTCTGCATTTTTAACAATAAAACTATGAAAACAAGTTAATGAAATATGGTTAATTGGTTAAATGTTCGTTATACATTATTGCTCTTTCACAAAAATGAATTGTTATTGTTTAGAGGAAACCTGTATTGAGAACATAGATAAATAAAGTTTGGCTCTGAGGAGCCAAACTTTATTTATCTATactctggatgatggtacgccccTTTAAGTGTCTATTTATTTATACCCTCAGAGGTTACATATCAATGTATTGAGAACATATAGGGATGATATTGCTGGACTTCTAAGAAACAGCTGGCTGTCTCTGGTTTCAATCGTTTTCTGAGTCGCTGATAAAACAAGCTTGCATATTAGAGAAACAGTGTATAGTTGgaactcctgatctgcatacatgTTCCAGGTCTGTGCCTCACAAAAAATTAAAGCAGGACAGCCGGGGTAAGTATTTTTTAAAGGGAAGGTCAGTTAGGGCAGCCTCCACTTACTCTCAGTACAGGTTTCCATGAAAGAAAttactttttaaaatgtaatgaCTGGGGTTATGTAAGAATCTGAATATTCAGTCTTCCAGTAATATAATTGTGCAGGGCTACTTAGATTGCTTGTGAAATATTTAAATTTGCTTCCTATTTTGCTTTATTTATCTTGAGGCTGTtccttaaagtgataataaaggttatggttttgcacagagcagccccaatcctcctcttctcggggccCCCCATTggttctcctggctcctcctcttttctgagtgcccccatagcacttGTGTGTGCTTGCTCCCAAACCCATAAGCAAATGGCTCCTGCTGCCCTTTCTTAGGCTTAGAGGAGGCAGAAACCATGGAGAGTGGCCATTCTCTTGCTGGATCGCTCTCGGGCTCGTGTAAGTATTGAAGTATTGGGGGGAGCTGCATACTGAaggatttttaccttcatgcatagaatgcatgaaagtaaaaaaaaaaaatttacttttaaaaCCAATTTAATGTATTTTCGAAGCAAAAAcagtttttctagttttggaaagagtggggaaggattagaactgtcagattttttttttttttaagattacccTTACTTTCAGTTCAGCTGACAATGGTTCACCACacaggaaatgagagaaaatcTCCAACAGGAGCACAGACATTTTctactaaagaaaaatatatctaCAGTAGTTCTACCTGTTTTGGTGTTGGAGAGTTCCTCTAACCTTCTATCTGATAAAACAGCcctaaaattgcacatgcctgtgAAACTGACACATTTTGGTGCCCAAAAGATCAGCAAACAAATATTCACTGGTGTCCCTCTATTCCTTTTGCTAAAACCTACCACGCCAGTCTCgattcatagaatgcattaaggtaagaacattttcagccttTACCACCACTTCAatcttccaatcatgtgtaagcaaacatccttttttttgcacatgattgggtattctttgatttttttaatatcttaTTGAATAGGGTGAAGCtatgtgaaaattcactttgaaaaAAGTCCTATACCTATCCAACAAGCTATTCCTTTTCCTTAAAGCATTAGCCAAATACATTTGtattacattaataaaaaaaaaaaaaaaaaaaaatctcctggaaAGTAGGACTAGGAAAATTCTAATTCCAATCCCAAAAGTGAGTTcatgtatatatatttctttagacAACCACTAGATTATAAATCTACAGTGACAGGAATTAAATGGACCAGAACTGTTCCTCAGCTAAACTAGATACACCTTTGAATTCATTATGTTTATATCCTGGGGAAAAATCAAAGTcacaatatacagtggaaccttggattacgagtataatccgtttcaggagaatgctcgtaatccaaagcacttgcatatcaaagtgagttttcccatagaagtcgaatgtggccagaggtgtggggcgccggagagcctcggaaatactcggtaaggcttggggacagctcggctgaactcggaatggcacgggaatggagtatttccgagtatttgtggctccggcgcccccgcacctcagtcCAAATggattttccaaaaaaagtgcttgTATTGCGTAACGCTCGTTAACCttgttacttgcaatccgaggtttcactgtactgtGAAATAAGCCTCCAGTTCTTCCACCATTCTTGCATATCTCCACGTTGGTCTTTTCTCATGTGCCTAAGCTCTTACTCTAGCTGCTTAAAATGTGGACATTTAGACGCAGCTCTGTTCCATGCCTTCAGGTCGTGCCCCAAAATCAAATGATTCTTGATCACAGTTGCACGTTATGCTAGTAAACTATGCCTCTAACTCCAGAATGTATTAGTCTGATAGACATTCAAGAGGTAAACATTTCCAGGTGTTGGAAGCAACCGTTCAATGTTATAACTCTTGTGGCAATGAAAACCATCTTGCAAAAATGGATTTACCCGGATCCCCCCACTATCTCCTTATTTGAAAATAAACTGCCTTACGTTTTCTGCATGGAATAGGTGGAGGCCCCCTTACATAAGAAAATACTgatccgcacatttttttttgtctgggcaTCTTTCATCCAAACATTACCTTCTGGTACAGAACAATACGGTTTAATGTTTACAATACACCCAATGATATCAAAACAGACTATTAACGAATGATCCTTTGATTGAGGTTTCACCTCCCATGTAAATTATGTATTTTCActtggcagcatacatgtgggttggccccgcctccataactacccaataggacccccTCCCTATAAATTTCAGCTCTGGGCTCTCAGCCGTGTtcattttttgtcctcctccgtaGGACCATGTGTTTTGGTTCTCCTACCTAAAGACGATTGTTTCTACGATTAAGATCGGCCGATGATATGGTGTCTCATCCCTCCAATAAGCCTTGACTGTTAAGCAGGGTATGGAGTGTATTGCAGAGTAGCGCTGAAGAGCTGGAATTATGTCTTCCATTGGAGAGACGAATCGATCGTAGGTGGTGGTCAGCTGTATTGCCTTCATGGCAGCAGTGTTTAcgtttgtagtatttttttttctgtattccaTCTGCTGTTTTCCCCATTTAATACATGCCCAGTGAGTGGCTGGTTCCCTGTGCATTCCACCTGCCGATCCCT
This genomic window contains:
- the ANKRD33B gene encoding ankyrin repeat domain-containing protein 33B translates to MVLISGTPNTGNEARRSKGKSDVQFAEDGKNGNGLLQDANGLEEEHEQNEQSWRGTADPLPQLLAVVPALEKCANRCTNDLGVDEECEEYDDFSELSDTRSIASDDSFYPPDIVTKGWNYGDENEDEDRYGCTFDSNSFQSLDSIPSPEPLTVFKACTTNNAIVLKALMRQGLTEEDICETDRNNRTGLLVACYQGYVDIVIALSQCPYIDVNWQDNDGNTSLITAAQAGHITITNFLLNYYPGLDIEKRNIHGFTALMKASIQGRTDCVRALMLAGADIHAVDPNRGLTPREWARFTGRYDTAYLMQKLQERPLAEQFSDQFKMEWPKMKELLAKAAEPKSCAQRISECMKSAFTFNYFSEPEEDGVLDFMVTITTGMSSPFVAVSCRTVCPGSPPCIGKRRYTVQEILGKQRAEEIQTSDKVHPKTLEKLFKNTQVIVVPKKKERRASLQVNVAPRADVINRRTSLLPLNLLRRSSVRPGYIIPKVRINKAPAPTYQPEKLRRRSSVNDNAYLQIPKWRYKEIKEARKKAEEEALRKLEVAQKQKKNARKRT